catgtctttattaaatttctgtttctcACTTCCgtgtaatttgtataattttatttccttccttttttttgttacaaattatagaattaaacttTTACTAATTACGGTTGCTGTCTGTCTTCACCTGAAAAGACAGACGTGTTTTCAGACTCGGCGTCTTTCATAGGTATCAAAAATTTACGTCTCATCGTTAACGGTAAATCTATTTAGGTTAACTTgaagtaagataaaatattttacttattaaaggGTGATATGACAAATATCAGGCAATATTTCACACTGATATGAATTATATGCAAATTTCAAATATACTACTTATACAACAGACTACaaaaaggagaaataaatttaacgtcGATTCATGTCATTCTTAGTTGAATTAGGAAAGAAAACCGAATTAGACTTACAGATATTACGTTCTATTCTTACGACTGGCAATATAACggaatatttagttaattttaccacacaaaaagtttttgtaaagaCTTTTGCGGTAAAAATGTCGTTACTCTGTCGTTTTTTGGTAAACGGCAGTTCTTCTTCATTACATTGCCAAAAGAGGAAGCGAATGAGTTtgacattttgaataatttttttttttcagggctTGTATATGGTAAACCTCACGGTGGAAATAAACAATGAGGAATCGCATTATATAccaaaaatacatgtaatttgtTCCCTAATCAACATTTCGGTGAGTAATTActgattaaatattgtataaattggaGAACAGGATAACACTAAAAAGTCAAACACATCAGTTTACGTATAAAATaggcaattattaaatttttttttttaaaaatcccgaCTAAAAGACTTGTTTTAAGATTTTTCGCATATACTGtttatttgtctattattatcgttcattgctattattatttctgttattttttttaatatatatttttatatattaaaaatttatctcgaGTGTCTATTGATGATTGCAGCAATGGAAACAGTCATCTGTTtagattctaaataaaaatgtaattgttacacgattggtttttaaaattattttcttaatatttatagttCAGTATGGATATATTTAATGCTAATAAATAAGTTcacatcataatattaaaatttagttccAAAATATCGTCCAAAGTTAACTAAAACGggtacagttataaaaataagattttttcattaaatttaaattcaaatttaagttattattcaaACCTCTGTTCAtgtaaatagtatattatttaaaaatatgcacaaaaaatataacttatccGTACgtgaaatttcgttttttttctgaaagaaattaaatctgTATACACGTAAAAGTTATCTgtataaaggtttttataaaatcctCATTCGAGTTGCTTCAAGAATAAAAACGGGTCTTTGTTTCACGAAAGAAAAAGATATCTGAAATTGTATTTATCCGTTTTAAGTTCTATCTGATCGCATTACGCATCTGAGTTTTCTTTACTTTGGATGcacattttttatctttcacactatctattttttatttcagtaaatttctttttcaggatCAGCAATTGGTAAGCGGCTTCTGTTACAACTCCTTAGAGTCATCTAACATAAATATACGTAagttttttgaagaatattactatattttacagtttattatttttattttgaacattgtGGTTTGTTATTGAATACGATTATACGATTTGAAATTGGCATAGTAAGCGTTTATTAAGAGAGGACTCGGAAATATACAACAgcgtttaagaatttataaaactatgttGATTTACGACATTATTGATTTTAACGATCAACATAATTTGGAATAGCAGAATCCAAAACGATTAAtgagagatttaaataaaaataaatattacatcggaaaattataatagtaacaaCATCAACCTAGATAACCGATGTTTTTGAAAGGATTAAAGAATAGTATTTctcttgtaaagaaaataaaaaaacatattagatCGATTATTAACTATGAATTATCGCTTTAAACGGTTTCGATCGAATTAGGTTAGAAGATTTCTAAGCGAACGAACCCTCGAATGTCACTTTGCACCACTTGTGGAATTTATAGACATATTGCATTTATAAACGTATTTATAAGAGAGAGTGAACCTACCTCCGATCCGAAAATATCACCTCTACAAAACAACATTTAAGGAGGGCGATGACCGATTTAACGGAAGAGCATTTAACGATCCTTTTACGATAGAAAACATTCGGAAAAagatttactgaaattatatacAGCTAACAAATATAAAGATGAGTTTTTCCTGTCTTCGTTAAACTAAGATTCTCTACCGTTTTGACTTCTACTGGTTGGCTGTAGGGATTAGAaaacacatttttcttaaaataataatcatagtgcTCAAAATCAGCTTGTGCGATGCAATGATTtctcgtatatataaaaaaaaaaaaaaaattgtttctgtttcTATATCGAATTAACGATGTGGtaatggaattttatatataatgatttttgcACGTAATTTATCCTTCCTGAGTACACAGAATTCCACAAAAGTATTACTTTTGTGGAATTCTGTTCCACAAGGTTATCGTACAGAAACCGTGGGTGATGGAGAATCTAAATACATGAACGTTAtagataagtaattaaaaaataattcgtaattcagaataggttaataaatatatttgagcgCATAATTATCTCTACCTTGAAGGgacataaagaatttaattttcattaccgAAAATGGTAGtcgatgaaattaattaaatataaaaatcattagctTATAAGTAGCTTGAATCGCCGCATAGAATTTGGAACGTGTAAGCTCGTATCGTATTTCGACAAAATCTGTAGAAAGACGTTTATCTGTTTTCATATTGCTATCTACAATCGAAGAATTATCtatgatttacaaaaatttgatatctaaaattatttaagagtcaGTGTTATCATTAAAACCGATTTTAGTTGGAGGAAGAACTTCTTCCTCTTTCAAATAATTATgctactgtaaataatttaaaacatataccaGCTTGCTTTAcacagtataattaaataaaattttaccgtttaaaatatttttcttgtgttCAATCGTAgactgtgtattttttaattttatgaactgtataaacatttcttttattttttgtttacagctTATCAGTTTCCCTCTACTTCGATAAAGTGGACAAATTTGACTGGGACTGACAATAAATCGACGGCAAAAGTATTCGTtacaatttataatcaaaataatgaaaaacttacaCCTATACCCTCTGTTAGGATGCTGTCACGCATAGACGaagttaaaaatactgttaaaattgcAGATAAAAAATCGAATGGACTTGGGGATGCATGTTTTAACAtggcagtaataataaataattagtatattattaaaatatttcgtaaatttaaaataaatctgcaaCTAATCTCATACGtactaaatattaatgaattttaacgtaaaataaataaaatgtaattaaaattatatctttattttgttattttttgtgacCTCTTCATCACCCCATAAAGCTATCCTAAGTCGATTAAAAATGCTAACCTAAACGGAGAACGGAATAAACTAAAATGTACGGTAAAGCAGTTGTAGTAGAACATGAAAGTAAACATGAAGTCTGCCCGAACGGAAAAAGGAATACCTAAGaccattatgttaatataaatgttactaaaatatatttaatctattgaaaattttgttctgtataacaatatgtatgataaaaataCGTAGAAGGTTATGCAAAagtttggaatatttattttgactcgGCTTCTAGTTGATGTTGGAAGGGGTATGGACATGATGTTGGAAAGCTCTTCGTTTGAGTTATACTCGGAGTGTGCTGAAAATACTCTGAAGAGTAGAAAAACTTTTAGCGATGGAAAGTGGAAGCGTATAAAATAGAGAGAAGATTAAGAATGTAAAacgacaaataaatttaaaaaaaagaaaatccagaAAGAACTACAAAAAGGATGAACGGAAAGAATAATGTAAGGTTCgacaatagatttttaaaagaataaaaaattgaataaacgaAAGGATAAATCGGCTGCTGTTACTACAGGTCAAATCGTAGACCAAATGGTAACAAGGTCCAGCTAGAGAAGAAAAATGCGGAATAATTCACACTTCAAATTACGATTTAATAAATCCGTGGTGGGGGTTATTAAATAAAGGGTTTAacaaacttaaaatgttttattataacatttgaagTTTGTATCCTATTATAGGCGACCGTACAACCGAAGAGTGCGTCACCAGATTATTCCGTTTTGGGAAGAGTTCTTTTCTCCGGTTAACTACGTAAGTTGTTCGATGTGTTCGTTGTGAACAAACCAAGTGAAGAGATGTCATTACTCTTTAATTAAGGGGGAAGATAGTTtcctttttgttaataaaaaaaagtaaataatttctgtgtaaattttattatcgatttTGTTGTTGTCTCACTGCCTTAATCGgttgttcattttataaattattgtaaatttcgtagtaaaatcaaaattattatccgcgatagaaaatttacatattttataagtaGTTACAActgcatttgtaaaaattttaacttcaacaacttctagatattattttttgacGCTGGTGTCGAGGGTTATGATAATTCTTGCAGAATTTCTAGGTTGTtcctagtttaaataaattttatttttaagacttaAATGTACGCCTCATTTTGAGGAAAAATTAGGTGGCCTTAGAACAAAGCTTAGAGATGAAATAGAGAAACGTAGTGTCCGATTTAAATgagcttaaaataatttaataagttagaCGATAGACTAATTAAGATAGATCAGTTAGTCGatagtaaataagaaaataatgtatatgaaaaattaagcTTGATAGAACGTCTTTTGATTTCGTTTATCgcatagagttgaagatgaaTTTTTCCATAGAGTTCCACGTACTTAGATAAAGTCGTACTCGCTCCTATATAATCgttttagtaaagaaataaacgatcactaattttgaaaataaataatgagataattatttctgttttgaaaaaacgTGATTTTACGCATGAACAATGTTcgatataaatgttaaataaatcatgaaaaatactcgACCGGATGCGTTTTTATTCcgtttttgcatagagttgaatATGGAATTGTCCATAGATTCAAGTAGAATTAAACGAAAAAGAGGTTTTTACTAATTCTTCTTGTACTAGCTCTGTCAAAGATTACAGcgtttacaagtttttttacttatactattaaaactgaatttttatgtatctatttatataaacacaaattgcggtttttaaatttatctttttaaattcgattttatgAGACTTCTTAGTATTATTATCaccagaatttataattttaataaaacagttacaaaaatgattttttgcacGTTAAATTACATTACCCTTTTTACCATGTCATATCAGCAGAACAacttgtaaaaatgtttcttattttctCGTGTTATCGTTTAAAATTGCCTTTTTTAACGACTGATAAAAAAAGACTTTTGTTTAGGACTTTTTATACGCTTTAATATTCATCAAAGCAGCCGAGAGGTCCCGATGTCAATTTTTATCGCGTTATTTTGAACGatacatattaaactttttataggagcgatttgaaaatatttttatttttattttatcaccatcacggtttaatattttaattattccctGACGTAACTAGATCCAAAATATTTCCGtacaaaaattagaagaaaattaggaaatttaacgtgaaattaataatttcaggtACTGCAAAGAGCTTTTGTATTCCGTATCTCGTTTCTCTGCACTcagtatattattgtttttataaagtcTTCAGTCTTTGTGTCTCTTGTAATCGGGCACAAAATCAAGCGATTTCAGTCACACACATTTCttgtcttataattattttaataaatgaaatacttctTATGTTACTTGGCGTTACTATTTTCATCGCATATTATTTATCTCTCAAAAacctagaaattaattatttatatagtttcaATTATTAATCGCTAACCCCTTAACAATGAATTTGTATGCCGCCGGTTCGGAAAAGAACgtaaataaaatggtttaagTTGATATTAAGACCTATCAGTGAATTCATGAATTCAACTCAAATTTTATACGtcattttaaagcaaattaacttcgaaaaaaatgtatgaatgttGTTCATAAGAAAGACTTTTGTGAAATTCTTTCTATTACGTGCATTTAATAAGATGTATTACAGTACTTTATTCTCTGATTTCCAATCGTTCCGCTGTCCCGGCATTCATCTGGGTAGATTGAGGGAACCGTGGAAAATCTTGTTCAggcatttcaataaaaaattactcgtacataattaaatgtagaattaaaaaattaaataaataaagtccatataaattacattcagaaaaaaattttaatttttcgatacaAGGAATAAAATATGGGATCAAAAGACAACTTTTAACGCCGAATTTTTTCAAGTACGTAAACAGATTTTCTGCACCACccaccggttttttttttaaatttacaaacatgcAGGGCGCTGATCAACTCATCCGTAATGTGGTAGTTGATTTCGTTGCATGTTTGGAATCTGGAACATTCCTCTTTAGCGTCCAACAATAATTTGCGGTTATTCTTTCACTACGATGCCATTACTACCCGTTCTCCATGACTaaagatttgctggttgaagcgcTTCCCGTGCTCGTCAGTAAACGCGCCGAAATTGTCTGGAAAAAAAGGCAAAAGAGAAtcaaaaaaacgaatttttaggGACATATTATACCTCATCATACATTTGTCCGATTGTTATAACTCGGCCACAATGTTCTGATAGCGATAGTCGGATTTATGAATTCATAAACGATTTTTACGCTGAATTTTAGATTTGGCTTAACAGTTCTTCGAATATTCCATTTCTAATCAAAGTTCTATCGGGAATCCACAGAAATTTGTTCCTTTATTTCAGCGTCACTACCACGAGGAAACGTTTCTCTCAAATAATGAAATCCACCACCGTTTTTAACCATCgccttaataaatttttcaaaagccCTAATTTTGAACGCAGTGAACGTAGATGAATCATTTCTGAGGTAACTAGTAAGAAATGTACGACTTTTTTAGAGGCTTAAGTGCTTTACGATTTGGCCATTCCCTACTGATACAATGATTTTTCTTCTCCCTGCTATACAAAAGTAGCAAACGTTAGCGTTGCTGAAATGCAAACCCGTTATTAAcgcaataatatttaaatctcaaGAAATAGTCCAACGGTTACTTGTTCGACTGAACATTTTCTCAtaggatttttatattattatacgtttCTTTCATATTAGATTTATATGTTCACGTTAGAACAAGGTAGTTTATAACCCACCTTTAGTTATCGTATGAGGTTTACGGGAAAAGATTCTGCTTCAAAACTTGTATTATTTTGCTCCTCATATCGAACTTCAGAGGCTACCtcatattctgattaattttatcaaGTTTGATGTCTCGGAGGATGCTGAACATATAGGTCTTCATAATCAGGCAGTAGCCTTATAGCAGACGGTCAACTCGCGGACTGCAATACGcgttaactgtaaataatttaatacatactcCTGCTTGCTTTACGGTATACTTAGTATAACTAAATAAAGTTAaccgtttaaattattttacttatctttaGTCAAAAACTgttttaggatatttttttaatttctgaaatctataaatatttcttttttttacagcttaCAAAGTTCCTTCTATAgattatattcagtttaaaacGGGTGATGAAAAATTGTCACATAAGACATTCTTGTACATCACAATTTATCAACAAAATGATCTGGTTAAACCTGTAAAAAATTTTAGGAATTTACCAAATATTGATCATATTAAATCACAGGTGGAATTTTACGACAgtgaaaatgaaaacatatataaaagttcAATTGGGGATGTTGTTTTTCATAAAGGCCTAGCCTTAAGTAAACAATtaacaagatattaaataaaaataaaatcgatattaaaaaataaattcgcgGACTGCAATACAATTtcactgtaaattatttaaaatacactccCGCTTGCTTTACGGTATACTgagtataactaaataaaattttaccgtttaaattatattacttaacttTAGTCAAAAACTGttttaggatattttttaaatttctgaaatatatgaatattactgatataaaaaCTGCAGGTGTAACCATTTgcatgtacaaataaaatattacaaaattataatttatatttttaatatctgatttaAATATCTTAGTCATCATAACGTTAAAAGTTTTAGGTAGCTGCACATCAGAAACAAGTCATTACTGAATGTAGCTTAACTATTTGGGAGAATTTCAACCACAATTACTGACAATATTGATGAGAAATGTTTTACCTCACCGTCTTCACCGAACCAAATGTTTACTTGCAACACGCCAATCTCAACAAAATATCGGTGATTTTCAGCCCTTTTGTCACAACTAAGTCTGTTCACCAGAGTGACTAGGTCTGTAAAGAACATCGGTGTTTTCAGAGAAAATAGTTAAAGTAACTGCTATTTCACATATTTATGTGCATTTTACTCTGACGAATGACTGagatatatgtttaaaaacagaaaatagataactctttttattcaaatagatgaatttaataaactgtttctTACTTGTGTAGCGAGTAGGAAAATCATAATTGAAATCTCACATTAATAACGCACATTGtggctaaaaattttattttggaaaatagtAAATCAGAAGTCTCTCCGattgatatgtttattattttcaatttttagatttattttcaattgagaCGCACCCTCACCAGCCTTTTTTTttgccctacatccccgagccggacatccaattaagtatactcggctcggggacgtgtcctttccggatcttttaattgcctgcctctaatctccaacgtaagaaccagggccggctatgccgttcccagcccccccgccggagaccgggtctcggtctttccttttgccagttcaaaccgacggcgcaggagccgaagccgccaaagcgtatccgggaacccacaccgccggccgggtctcggtcttttcattcattcgcacctaccggaccccaggagtccccgctcaatcacgggaacccacacaccagggcatgtgagccctcaggaacggggctgtccgcccagccctactataaactacacccctcagtatcccagACGTCatgcctcatcttcttttattctgataactgttcttgcaaatattgcaaaattattccggtTTCCGGACATAACCAAGAGCCACTCCGaaagctgctccggtcgggtatgcatcagtcctgcatttatacgttgttcctcccatcgtctgcactcaaaaatagtgtgttcggcatcgtcaactgcatcgcagtaacaacagattggtgattctctcctgccaaacctatacaggtattgttcaaacgcaccatgtcccgacatgagttgcgttgtgtggtaatctaattcaccatgagagcgatctagccgagcatccaggtccgggataattcttcttgtccatgcgcccactgctgaacccgcccatgccaccttccattgttctcgtataatagaactggcctcatctttggctacaccggacgcccttagttttcgtcctttaatctgcaattctatcggggggcaccgaagaaagcacgcgCAGTGCATCATACAATAAcgttcggtaccccgaaactacccgcagaagcgacttcctatgaCTGCTAGTTAGGTTTCTTCTGTTGCGCTAGACATTAACCGCATCAGCCCAtaccggggcggcgtacaacagagacgacgttatcgCCGAtgataagtcgcctcttcgacgcacgtggaattccttgtccagcaaagagacctcgcatggcacggattgttgtttccactctgtcgcagatcatggccacatgGCTGGAGTATTTGATgtgtttatccagtaacaccccctagatatttagccctttccacctcgacaattgcctctcctctcaggcgcagatttaatcttctgagtatcctcctaccaGTGAAGAAGATACCCTTGCATTTGGAAGGAGAGACGCccaaactgttgttgacgagccattcattCACTATTTCTAAGGTAATATTCTCCTTGTCCTCCACTTCATCTAAGGTACTGGCCTCCACTAGTAGCGACATGTCGTCCGCGTATCCTACGACATTCACCCCCGGCgggaattgaagtcggaaaattttatcataaagatgaCTTACCACACCATACAGCGTATTGATTTCAGTTCGTCTCTCCGATAGATAGCTGGCTACTTGCGTCACTATGTACtcgcttatattttttctttgaagtgccCTCAATATAGCCGGCCAAGGTACCGAAACGAAAGCGTTCCTTATATCCAGGAGTATCATTAGCGGGATACGCCTGGTTCTCCAAGTCCCAGCCCTCACCGCAGCAGCCCATGAAACTACTTTGTTGATGGCGTTAATAGTTAACCGCCCCCGCCTAAAGCCAAACTGATTCTCATGGAGGAGGTTGTTGTTTTCCAGCTCCTCAATTAGTCTATTAGCGATGAGCCTCTCTACGACTTTTCCCATATTACTAATGAGACTTATTGGGCGATATTCGAGAGCCCCTGGAACTGACATTTGTTTTGGAAAGAAAACAGTTCTTGACGCTTTCCAGCAAGCAGGAAAAAAGCAATACTGGACCCCATAACTCGCAATATCTGTTATCTCCCACGGGATGACAGAGATCAGACCCTTTATGACTGCAGCTAGCACACCATCGAGTCCTGGACTCCTTTTATTTTAAGTCTTTTAACCGCAGTCACCACTTCTTCCTGGGTGAACCTGCCGCGTTCACCAGGTATTAGCTCCGTGACGCTCTTATCAACCCGCGGGAAAAGCGCTTCCATGTTTCGTGTAGCTTTTATCTTATTAAGGACGGGCAACCGTCTTCCCCGTCTCTTCATGACTAACTGGTACACCCATCCCCAGGGGTCAGCATCTAGTTCACTGCATAGCTCCCTCCACTTTTTGCCTTTTTGCATGCTTAATCATgaagtttaactgttttcttgctgCTCGGTATTGTGTAATCGCCGTGTTCAGGTCTAGATCAGCTCCGTATGCTCTCGTTCTAAGTCTCTGCACGCGCCTCTTCATGTATTGCAGAACCCTGCGTTCATCCGCAATATCGGAAGACCACCAATAGACAGGGTGATGTCTGGTAGCTCTTTCGGGGAGCCCGGCCAGCTCAGTAATCATGATCTgttgtaatattacaaataacgGATGGCAGACCGGTCACGCCAGATACATATCTGGCGTGACCGGTCTGCCATCCGTTATTTTTGTAGCAACTTTGCGAACAATGGTCTCTACCTGAGGTTCCGAAAGTCTAAAGCATAGATGCTGATTTCTAATATGAGTCTCAGTATCAAGGATTTCAATAGAAACAGCCAAATGATCACTTGCAGTCTCGACTTGCAAAACCTGCATGCTCACCACGTTTGGTGGAAATCTACCGTCGATCAATACCAGATCCAGGATAGAGGAATGCCCAGTAGTTCCTAGTAGTTCTTCTAGCGCTAGTCCTCGGTTGTTCGAGGAACCAGCCCCAGCCGCTACGTTACGGCAATTGAAATCACCCACAACAATTGTCCTCTTTGGGGCGTTCATGACCATCCTCTGCAGTCCGCGTAGTCTGGCTTCGTACTCCGCGAGCGTCACATTCGGGCTTATATAGACCCCAAACAATATATAGTTACAGAGTTCTATCGCAACGACTCCTTCAGTCCTCAAATATAAGCTATAGTCCCAGTTTACAGTAATTTTCTTGATAGCCACATCCCCAGCGGTATCTGGAACCCATCGAGACCCAGCCGCAGAGTATACGTTAGGCTCGGTGGCAACAACAAAGTTATATTCTCCAGTATTAGCTGTCTCCTCTACCAAGTCATGGGATAGAAGGCTTCGATGGTTATTGATTAGTAAGACTTTAGGCATCGCGCTTCATTCCGCATTCAGTGCCTCCGGTGGGGTAGTTTAGGCTACGGCAATCATGACATTTGGATGCCTCTCTGCATTCCCGGATACGGTATCCAGCGCCACCGCAGTTATAACAGAGATTGGCTCTGTTCGGGCCCTTACAGTCTCTGCTACCATGTCCggtgccccaacaacggtagcagTGCTCTCCTTCTACACCTTCTAGGTCCTACAATGGACCCAGCCAACTCGAAGTCTTGATGCCACCAGGTTTGTGGCACCTCTATGTGTCGTGATGACGGTAGCTTTTTTAGTGTCACCATATGCTATCCTGAGGGAGGTGACCTGGAATGTCTCCCCCGCGCCGACAACTCTGGAAACCGCTTCTCTCACCTCCTTTTCGGTTGTGTCTATGTCGAGGTCCTTAATATGGACCACAGTCACCCCTAGAACGTAGGTCCACCTGAAGTTCTGCTGCCCGATCTTTCAGATGAGTGGTGAGTTTTCCTGCCTTCTGCGCCCCTTTTATCCTCACCTCTAATTCTTCATTTCGGCCTTTCTGGAGGGAAAGGACCTCGCCTGCCTCTTCCTGggtgattttgtttttcattgttctcAACAGGTCGGCATAAGTCTTTCCCTCAGCCTTAATAACGATAGTCTTACTATCAGTTACCGGTGGTGTGCCCCTTCGGGTTGAAGCCGGTCTTGAGCGAGCCTGAACCGTGTCCACCAATCTGGGTAGGACCATCTTCGGGAGCTCCTTCTCTTTTGTGGTCAGATATAGGATCAATTTCCTTATCGTTGTACCCTCGGGTCCCGGTGGAAGCACGAAGACCGGAGCCCTAGTTTTCACCACGACTCGTTTCAACGCCCTAAGGAGAGTGGCGGCTGTAGCGCGGCCTCCTGCTGATGAGTCGTAAAGGACCGTGTATCTAGTCCAATTAGTAGAAACATTATCTTCGTCTAGAATGGTCGTATTGTTTATGCTGATTGCCCCCGGTTTAGCGTTAGCATAAACGCTATGCCGCAAACAGCACTAGGTCTCATTTGCTTGTTCAAGTCTACAAAATTACATCTGTCAGAGCTATCAGATTGAGGGTCAACGGAAGTCGCTCTATTCATGGCCCATGTGGACCAGGGACCAGGCAATCTATCTATTAATTGTTCGTCGGTCAGTTCGGATTCAAGAATGTCCGTCGGTTCTTCTGCCGTGGAGTGTTCGGTCTGTGCCCCCTGTGATTTAGTATCCACGTCAGCCATTGCGTCATTAAGATGCTG
Above is a genomic segment from Lycorma delicatula isolate Av1 chromosome 12, ASM4794821v1, whole genome shotgun sequence containing:
- the LOC142333512 gene encoding uncharacterized protein LOC142333512 isoform X1, which codes for MMLKLRMIFILICCFTSVKQTTIKMQTQKPGTQQPAKSTASKEQPVEPVITMQRSTSEQASLSIAYINSFFGRLGYVNYYSTYSQYFGAARNPFLRISFDRNTLNNFSKGLYMVNLTVEINNEESHYIPKIHVICSLINISDQQLVSGFCYNSLESSNINIPYQFPSTSIKWTNLTGTDNKSTAKVFVTIYNQNNEKLTPIPSVRMLSRIDEVKNTVKIADKKSNGLGDACFNMAVIINN